Within the Tursiops truncatus isolate mTurTru1 chromosome 19, mTurTru1.mat.Y, whole genome shotgun sequence genome, the region TGAGCGATTGGAAGCAAGGTCCCCAAGTGCTTGTCACAGGCCATCATTTAGGGAGCAGTGACAAGCATCATTTGTAAGCAGGACAGGGCATCCCAGGAGGGAGAGACGAAGAGATGGCAGGCAGCTGTCGGCCCCTTTTCAGTCCTCAGCTCCCTGAAAGTCCCACCTGGGGTGAGTTGTGATCTGCAGACCCACCGAAACCTCCGCTCAGACAACAAAGCCAGCTGGCAGGTGTGGTTCCTCCTGGGTTGTTTTGGTTTGTGGGAAGGAAGTGGGGACCTTCAGGATGTATTCCTAAGAACTGACGTTTATATAGCACTTACTACATCCAAGGCACTGTTCTATGCACCTTATGGGTATTAACTGGCTTATGCCttaaccctatgaggtaagtcCTATTGTTATCCCCCttatacagatgaggagactgaggcccacgGGATCAGTAACtcgtccaaggccacacagctaagaTGTGGGTGGAAACAGATTCCTACCCAGGCAGCTAGACTTCAGGGCTTGTTCCCATAATTACTCAGAATCCACCAGCGAGGTTCTTAGTATATCAGGTTAGTTGAGGCTCTCGGGAAACATACCCATTAAATTGATACATACCGATTGTTAGCCTTGGGGAGTGGAATCATGAcgtaagaggagagagaaggtctATTGCATTTTACTTTATCTATTTGTGacatctgaatttttaaagaattgtttccttctatgattaaaaaataatttttcagcatGCACCTATTGATAGCGTGGGCTTTGAaagcaggcagacctgggttcaaattctgtgAGGTCTCCCCTCTGAGCTGCACCTCAGTCCTCCAAGAAATAGGGATGAGTATGCCCACTTCCCCAAGAGGCCGACGGATCAGACGGGATGATGACGGGTTTGGAATGGCCAGCTCAGAGCAGGACACACAATTGGTGCCAATACTTTGCACAAGTGACCTCCCCACCTCTGAATGAGGGAACCACACAAGCTGGAGTCAAGAATCCTGGGTCCTGGTCCGGCCTCCTCCACCTGGAGCAAGCCCCACTGCCTTCccccagcctcagtctccccatctgcaaaatgggcccAGGTCAGCGGGTGCTCCATGCAAGGTGATGCTGATGATACAGTTGCAAAGTCCAGGCCCCGCAGCCAAGCTTGGGGTTCCTGCCACAGTGCAGTGCCGCCTCCCTCTGACATTTCTGGGACCCCTGGGTCAAAGTCACCCCCAGTCACCCTCAGTCAGATTTGTCTAGCCTGCAGGGTGCTTTTAGAAATAGATCTGGAATCTGTAGCCAAAACTGTAAAGTTTTCCCTCAGGAAAACTCCTGAATTGTGGCTTGTGTTGAAAACATCATCACATCTGGCTGCTCAGTggcggcttgcagaatcttagttccccgaccagggatcgaacccgtgccccctgccttggaCGTGTGTAGttttaatcactggactgccagggaagtcccagggccaGCTTCTTACAAGGCAGGAGTGAGTGGTCCTGGGGGAGGAAAGACTGCTCTGAATTTGATTCCTGCCAGCCCCAGGAGGCCTTAACCTTCCAGATTTAGCAAAGGCCCTCTCGAAATTCCTCCCAGGATTTAGCAAAGGCCCTCTCGAAATTCCTCCCAGGAATTTGTACAGGTCCCACCAAAATGCCATGCAATAAAAACCATGACAGCTAACATTTAGGAGTAAAAGGATCCACATGGTCCTAAACACTGCAAGCACTGAACAAACATGGACCGCACTTCCTACCTactgccagacactgtgctttaCCAATATTAACCCCTCATCAAAGCCTATGAAGTAGGAActgattatccccatttcacagacaagaaaactgaggcacagagaaattacaTGACTTGCCCAAAATCTCACAGCTGCTAAGTGGGCTTCTAGACTGGACTCTAGAACCAGTTCTCTGGTTCTAGAGTCTCTGTGTCTAACCACTACGTGATGCTGTCTAATCTCAGTAAATCCTCACAATGACCTGATCTTGACTTTacaaatagggaaactgaggcacagaaaggtcaaGTTCCATGCCCAAGGTCATGCTAATAGAAAGTAACAGATCCAAATCCAAGTAGCCTGGCCCCTAAGAGCCCCGTTTCCAACTCCTGAACTATTCATTAGGCCAATGACTTTGGAAGAGTCATTTCaactccctaagcctcagttttctcatctataaaatggggctgctATGAAAAGTAATGAGTTAATGTATGTGAAATGCTGAGAGCAGCGTCTGGCACATAGTGAGTGCTGCTGCTGTTACATTACTatcatctgactccagagcccctgTTTTGAACTTTATGTCCTAAAAGAAGGAAGTCTGAGCAAACCCTACAGAAGGAAGCCTCTGAGTGGGTCCACTGTCAACTGCTCTTCTCCCACAGCCCACCCCACCACTACAGACCCTGCAGGTGGCCTACCTCTAGAGGAGTAAAGTCATGGTTGACCAAGAACGCCAGGATGGCCGTGGGGACAACAAGGAATTCCACTCGGAACGTGTCGTGGTTCCCATCGTAAGTGGCTTTGAACTTGCTGTAAATCATCCAGACCGTGGTGAAAGAACAGGCGATGTAGACCACCTGTCGAAGGGGAGGATGTGGAGGGTGCTTCAGCTCCAAGCACAGGGTCCAAGCCCCCAGTAGACTTAGACCCAGccccaggagtccaggcccccagcctctcctccctcaGGCTTAGCAGTCTGGACCCCTAGCCCcatcctccctcagacccagaaGTCTGGGACCCATATTCCCTCCTCCCTCGGACCCTCCCCGGCTCCCCCCTCAGGAGGGCTCGGCAGGTTAGGAAAAGCCTTTACCTTCATGCACGTGTTGTAGAGTGAGATGTAGTTGGTGAAGAGGTCCAGGTAGCGGGCAGTGAACACCACAGCAAACAGGGCCTGGCTCTTCCCCGAAATCCCTGTGGTCCAGAGaaatggggatgggggaggctgAAGGTGGGCTGCACGGCCAATAAACCGAGGCCCAGGGCCCCGGGCGACCCAGAGGGGTTCTGGAGTGCAGCTGTCCCTGGAGGCCTCCCCAGCTCCCCCGGCCTAAGCAGGGCCTTTTCCCACGGCCCACAGCCAGGGGGCAGCCCGGCCCCAAAGCTACTCCAGCCCGAGGCTCTGTCCCAGGCTAGGCCTCGTGGCCCCCTCCGGCCCCCTCAGGGTCCTCCCACAGTCCAGATCCAAGGTGGAGCCTTGGGAGGACCCCACTTGACCTCAGCCTTCCGGAACAGGTCGCCTACCTCCCGCTCCCTTTCTGGCGGCCACAGTCCACGTCACCAACTCCCAGCCGCCTCCCTGCCTGCCACAGCTCCCTGTTCCCAGCCCTGGGAACCCTAAGGCCACCCAGACAGGGGCCGGGGGAGGCTGAACTGGGTTCCTGGAGCCACCCCCACCAAAATGGATGCATCTCCAGTTTGGGGAAAGGAGGTGACCCCCTGGTGACCCCGGACCTGGAAGGGGGATCCTCAGCAAGCAGTGGCGGGGAGGAACCCGTCCCCCTATGCCTCCAAACCCTTCCCCGAGTCCTGGACTGTCTCCCGCATTCTCCCCCCTTCTCCGGCCCCGGTGGGCGTCTCACCGGCACACGAGCGGGACTTCCAGATTTTGAGCAGCAGCAAGATGATGGCTAGGAGGTGGGAGAGGTCTCCCAGGAATCGGAAGAGATTCATGGCTGAGGGGAtctggcagggctgggctggagggagtCAGGCTGAAGGGGGGCTGCCCCCCGGGGCTGCTGTTCTGGCCGGGCggctgggctggggggcgggAGAGGTGCCCTCGGGTGGGCTCCGCTCCGGGGAGGGGGCTCTGGGCGGGGTCGCCGAGGCCGGAGCTGGTGGCCGAGCCAGAGCTAGGAAGAGGGAGgccggcgggagggagggggaggagtccGGGCGGGAGGCTCCGCCCCCGAGGGCGGAGTCCCGGCTCTCCAGCGCCCTCTACCTcgcacacccccccacccccacccccgcttgcAGAGTTGGCGCCGAATTTACCCCCCTAAGGCCGCCTCCCAGGAACTTGCGGGGTCGCTGGGATCCGAAACTCGCAAATCCGGCACCAGTTCCCCCAGGCAGTCCGTGCCTCTCTGTAAAGGTTGCAGCCCAGCCGCACAGATTCTGCCCTTGACATCGATTCGGGAGGCAGATCtctgagatttaaaaatcttAGACAGGGACCCAGAGGCTGGCTTTTCAGGGGCCTCCAGCTACAGTGCACTCAAAAGACAAGAGAGCAGTCCCCAGTCCCCCTCTCAGACTCAGAAGTCTGGGTCCCCAGCACCTTCATCCCCCAGGAGCCAGGAGTCCAGGACCTcaaccccctcctcccccaggacccaggagtccaggaccccagcccctcctccctcagacccaagAGTCTAGCCCCCCTTTCTTGGGGCTTAGGGTCCCACCCAACAATCTTGTGTCTCAAGCATCCTAGACCCAGGAATCTAGATGCACAATGCCTTCCTCCCTCTGGGACCCACAAATTCAGGTGTGGGTCTTACATTTCAGAAATGTAAGGCTTCACTCCTGCTCTCCCAGACCCTGGAGTCAGCAGCCCACAGCTCtggctccagcccctcctccagaGCTGCCCCCTCAcaggcacacatacacaccctcAGGAGCCCAGGTGTCCTGCGCCACACTCCACCACAGCACTTTATAGAAGCGCTGGGCTTAGCCTCTCTAGCAGGAAGGGCAGGAGCTGGACAGCTGGCCTTGAGGGCCAGGAACAGGCTGTGTCTAGGAGGGGACACACATTGCTTTCCTCCTGGATGTCTGAGTACCCACGGGTGATGGATGTCAGGGTCCGTCAGTAAAAGAAGGGGTACAGAGGTAGTAGTTTCCTCAGATTGCTGGATGGATTGGGTGCCTGAGGGTGACATCCATCAGTCTTGGATTTTGGGCCGCTGAGGGTGGTTTGTGTTAAGGGGTCAGTTTGTCTGAGTGCCTAAAAGGGACTcaggcctggaggagggggcccAGATTACTGGGTAGCAGTGGAGAAGGGAGCTAGGGGCTTGGACTCccgggtctgagggaggaggggcctgggggcctggactcctggCTTCACGATGGAGACCTAGTTTGCAGGCCTGGCCTTCCGGGGCAATAGAAGCCAAAAGATGGGTCCTAGCATGGTGGAGAACCAAGTCTGGGAATGGCCTCCTGCTTCACAAGCAtcaaagtggggagggggcagagggcggCAGCCCCTGGGCTCTGGAGTCCAAGTCCCAATCTGATGCCTCAGTGCCGGGGCCTGAGTCCCTGCCtgttccccaccccttcctccccgTTTTATTTGCAGCCCCTCACTCTCTTGTCCCAGGAGGAAGGCAgaagctgggagctggggaggggggtggccccctcccccagccctggcaggaGGAGGGGTCCCCAGGGAGGCCAAGAGGGGGGGCTGTGGGTCTCCCGGCAGGGGCGGACGGGGACTGAATGTTAATCACATCCcgagcgagtgtgtgtgtgtgagaacagaGCGAGTGTGCGAATCCCTCCCGCTCCAGCTCCTCCAAGCTGTGGCCGCCGCCCTCCGCCCACAGCCTCCCACGGCCACCGGTGCCCAGCTGGGGGGGTGTCGGCCCGGGTGGGTCCGCCTGGCCCCCAGGGATCTCTCATGCGTCTGCCATCTGCCCGGTGAGGATCTGTGTGTCCGGGTgtctggggctgggctggtggggggggggggggtgtgtctGTAAGGGCTGCGgcggctgagggagggagggagggttctgtctgtccgtctcGACCCTGAGCCACCTGCCTGGGTGTCGCGGGCCCCCCAGTTTCCTCCCTCCGAGCCCCCCCCCAAACCCGGATGGATGGTGTGTACCTGGGCTCTGTGCCTCCTGCCTTCGTCCGGCCGGGCTTCTGGCGTCCCCGGCTGCCTGTGTCCTCCTGTCTGTCCGAACAGCCCCTGACGGCAGTGGCAGCCCGGCCCCATCagacccgtgtgtgtgtgtgtgtgtgtgtgtgtgtgtgtgtgtgtgtgtgtgtgtcgctcCTCAAGCTCCGGGGGTGTTGAGGGGAATCCCAGGGAAGTGAGGTGGTgcgtgtgtgtatggtgtgtgtttCTGCCTGTATTTAAGAGTGGGGGAACGAGGGGGGTCGTCTGGAGGTGGCCAAGCGAGGAAGGGGCGAGCAGTCCCCCCGACAGGCAGTCTTCCGCTcctcaggcacacacacacacacacacacacacacacacacacacacacacacacgccaccgGCTTCAGAGGTGacccagacagacagacagacagacacagaagcGGGAGGGGGGGAGCGCTAAGGGCACAAAGGGGGGGGGATGCGAATGAGCCAGGGAGAGGCGGGACCGGACACATGGACGGGGGGGAGGAGCCGGGGCTGAAGCGGCAGAGGGGGGCACCCCGGGTGGGCGGAGGGGGGATCCCCACGGGGTCGGGCAGCGAGAGGACACCCCGACAGCCTCCGCAATGTCCGGGGCCCAACTTCCAGCGCAACATGTGTAGCAGCGTCCTCGCCTAGTCTGAGTGGCCGCAACCTTGGGGGACAGACAGGGCAGGACGGACcgaagaagaggagggagagctgGAGCCAGGGACGGGCAGGAGGTccccgccaccgccgccgccccagggcctgcccccccaccccctccgcgGCTCCCTGAGCCCTCCGCGGAATCTTCGGGTCGCTGGACTCCGGTTCCGTTCCTGGCACCCTCGCAATACCCCCCACAGAACAGGGTCATGAAAAGGTAAGGCTGGGGTAGGGgatgcaggggtgggggtgggaacgCGGATCCCCAAATCTAGGACAGGGAAAGTTGGCCAGGGGCCTCCGGGAAGGACGGGGATTGAATGGGGAATAGGGGTCTCTGGGGGCC harbors:
- the KDELR1 gene encoding ER lumen protein-retaining receptor 1, with protein sequence MNLFRFLGDLSHLLAIILLLLKIWKSRSCAGISGKSQALFAVVFTARYLDLFTNYISLYNTCMKVVYIACSFTTVWMIYSKFKATYDGNHDTFRVEFLVVPTAILAFLVNHDFTPLEILWTFSIYLESVAILPQLFMVSKTGEAETITSHYLFALGVYRTLYLFNWIWRYHFEGFFDLIAIVAGLVQTVLYCDFFYLYITKVLKGKKLSLPA